A region of Hydrogenimonas cancrithermarum DNA encodes the following proteins:
- a CDS encoding NADP-dependent isocitrate dehydrogenase translates to MAEQKIIWTKIDEAPALATYSLFPIVKNFLKSAGVDVEQCDISLAGRIISQFPERLREDQRIPDNLAALGELVKKPEANIIKLPNISASIPQLKAAIKELQEHGFDLPDFPEEAKTPEEEEIKARYAKCLGSAVNPVLREGNSDRRAAKAVKEFARKNPHSMGEWSSDSKTHVSWMEDGDFYGTEKSATVEKETVARIEFVDSEGNVQVLKEELPLQAGEVIDSSRMSRKLLRDFYAEQMEKAKEEGVLLSLHLKATMMKVSDPVMFGDAVTVYYKDVFDKHGETFKEIGVDVRNGLGDVYAKMSKLPAEKQEEIKKDIEAVYEKNPPLAMVDSDNGITNLHVPNDIIIDASMPAMIRIGGKMWGPDGLTYDTNAMIPDRCYAQAYQEVIEDCKANGKFDVTTMGSVSNVGLMAQKAEEYGSHDKTFTAPGNGVIRVVDAEGNVLTENVVEKDDIWRACQTKDLPIKDWVRLAVERARLSGSPAIFWLDEDRAHDAELIKKVKVYLQDHDTEGLTIEIMKPVDAMRYSLKRIREGKDTISVTGNVFRDYLTDLFPILELGTSAKMLSIVPLLAGGGLFETGAGGSAPKHVQQFLKEGHLRWDSLGEFLALAESLAHLSRKYDNEMAAVLSETLGNAVSTLLSNGKSPSRKVGQLDNRGSHFYLAIYWAEELAKQDKVPHLAAHFAPVAEQLKANEEKIVSELLASEGKPQDIGGYYHMDDAKAEKAMRPSETLNKIIDSIA, encoded by the coding sequence ATGGCAGAACAAAAGATTATCTGGACAAAGATCGATGAGGCGCCGGCTCTGGCGACCTATTCGCTCTTTCCTATCGTCAAGAACTTTTTGAAATCGGCAGGTGTCGATGTCGAGCAGTGTGACATTTCACTTGCAGGCCGTATCATTTCTCAATTTCCCGAGAGATTGCGTGAAGATCAGCGCATTCCGGACAACCTCGCTGCTCTCGGCGAACTTGTGAAAAAACCGGAAGCGAACATCATCAAACTTCCGAATATTTCTGCATCTATTCCTCAGCTTAAAGCGGCGATCAAAGAGCTTCAGGAGCATGGCTTCGATTTGCCGGATTTCCCGGAAGAGGCGAAAACTCCGGAAGAGGAAGAGATTAAAGCACGCTATGCCAAATGTCTTGGATCCGCTGTCAACCCGGTTCTTCGCGAGGGTAACTCCGACCGACGCGCCGCCAAAGCGGTTAAAGAGTTTGCCCGCAAAAATCCGCACAGTATGGGCGAATGGAGCAGCGACTCCAAAACACATGTCTCCTGGATGGAAGACGGCGACTTTTATGGTACGGAAAAGTCCGCCACGGTCGAAAAAGAGACAGTTGCACGCATCGAATTCGTCGACTCCGAGGGCAATGTACAGGTTCTCAAAGAGGAGCTGCCTCTTCAAGCCGGCGAAGTGATCGACTCTTCCCGTATGAGCCGTAAACTGCTGCGCGATTTCTATGCAGAGCAGATGGAAAAGGCGAAAGAGGAAGGCGTACTGCTTTCACTGCACCTCAAAGCGACGATGATGAAAGTTTCAGACCCGGTCATGTTCGGTGATGCAGTGACTGTCTACTACAAAGATGTCTTCGACAAACATGGTGAAACATTCAAAGAGATTGGTGTCGACGTACGCAACGGTCTTGGCGATGTTTATGCAAAAATGTCAAAACTGCCTGCCGAGAAGCAGGAAGAGATTAAAAAAGACATCGAAGCGGTTTACGAGAAAAATCCTCCGCTCGCGATGGTCGACAGCGACAACGGTATTACCAACCTCCATGTTCCAAACGACATTATCATCGATGCTTCCATGCCTGCGATGATCCGTATCGGCGGGAAAATGTGGGGGCCGGACGGTCTGACGTACGATACCAACGCGATGATCCCGGATCGCTGTTATGCACAAGCTTATCAGGAAGTTATCGAAGATTGTAAAGCCAACGGAAAATTCGACGTTACGACGATGGGTAGCGTATCCAACGTCGGTCTGATGGCACAGAAAGCGGAAGAGTACGGTTCTCACGACAAAACATTCACGGCTCCGGGCAACGGCGTTATCCGTGTTGTCGACGCAGAAGGCAATGTTCTGACCGAAAACGTTGTCGAAAAAGATGATATCTGGAGAGCCTGCCAGACCAAAGATCTTCCGATCAAAGACTGGGTACGCCTTGCGGTCGAGCGTGCACGCCTCAGCGGATCTCCGGCGATTTTCTGGCTGGACGAAGACCGTGCGCACGATGCGGAACTGATCAAAAAAGTTAAAGTCTACCTCCAGGATCACGACACCGAAGGTCTAACCATCGAGATTATGAAACCGGTCGATGCGATGCGTTACTCGCTCAAACGAATCCGTGAAGGCAAAGATACGATTTCCGTCACCGGAAACGTATTTCGTGATTATCTCACAGATCTTTTCCCGATTCTCGAACTCGGAACCTCTGCGAAGATGCTTTCGATCGTTCCTCTGCTCGCTGGTGGCGGACTCTTTGAAACAGGTGCGGGTGGATCGGCACCGAAACACGTTCAACAGTTCCTTAAAGAGGGGCATCTGCGATGGGATTCACTGGGTGAATTCCTTGCACTTGCCGAGTCTCTTGCGCATCTGTCGCGCAAGTACGACAACGAAATGGCCGCGGTACTTTCCGAAACACTTGGAAACGCTGTCAGTACACTACTCAGTAACGGAAAATCTCCGTCTCGAAAAGTGGGTCAGCTCGACAACCGTGGAAGCCACTTCTATCTTGCGATATACTGGGCCGAAGAGCTGGCCAAACAGGACAAAGTACCACACCTGGCGGCACACTTCGCACCGGTAGCCGAGCAGCTCAAAGC
- the mltG gene encoding endolytic transglycosylase MltG: MRSKIFKIAEWTIFAVVIIILSLGFYLVQPVRSSRVLYLPSGSGATIISYLHRNGLDLNGLDRYLLRFFGYPQQGWIDIGTEHLSKADLLYKITHAKAAMTEITLIPGETRELFLAELSTKLHLDKRKLDAAYRKYAPYPDGVIWPDTYYIPIGISEEHLIYYLVNRSLKRHETLAKKFFGIYNQKKWFRYVTIASIIQKEAADEKEMPLVSAVIYNRLRKKMPLQMDGTLNYGKYSHTKVTKRRIMGDMTHFNTYKYRGLPPYPVGSVSLAALRAAIKPAGTDYLYFVKGKNGRHIFTKRYSSHLRAIKSVNK, from the coding sequence ATGAGAAGTAAAATCTTTAAAATTGCGGAGTGGACAATTTTTGCCGTTGTTATTATCATTTTATCGCTCGGTTTTTATCTTGTTCAGCCGGTTAGGAGCAGCCGGGTTCTCTATCTTCCATCCGGCTCGGGTGCAACGATTATATCATATCTGCATCGAAACGGGCTCGACCTTAACGGGCTCGACCGGTATCTCCTGCGGTTTTTCGGATACCCTCAGCAGGGGTGGATCGATATTGGAACGGAACACCTGAGCAAAGCCGACCTTCTCTATAAAATTACGCATGCAAAAGCGGCGATGACAGAAATAACACTGATTCCCGGAGAGACGCGGGAACTTTTTCTTGCAGAGCTTTCGACTAAGCTCCATCTCGATAAAAGAAAACTCGATGCCGCCTATCGAAAGTATGCTCCCTATCCAGATGGCGTTATCTGGCCGGATACCTATTATATTCCCATCGGCATCAGTGAGGAGCATCTGATCTATTATCTGGTGAATCGCTCACTTAAACGGCACGAGACTCTGGCGAAGAAATTTTTCGGTATTTACAATCAAAAAAAATGGTTTCGATATGTAACGATTGCATCGATTATTCAAAAAGAGGCAGCCGATGAAAAGGAGATGCCGCTCGTCTCCGCCGTTATCTACAACCGTTTGAGAAAAAAGATGCCTCTTCAGATGGATGGAACGCTCAACTATGGGAAGTATTCTCATACCAAAGTCACCAAACGTCGGATTATGGGCGATATGACACATTTCAATACTTATAAATACCGTGGTTTGCCACCATATCCGGTTGGCAGTGTCTCGCTCGCTGCATTGAGGGCCGCCATAAAACCTGCCGGTACCGATTATCTATATTTTGTCAAAGGCAAAAACGGCAGGCATATCTTTACGAAGCGTTACAGTTCCCATCTCAGAGCGATAAAAAGTGTTAACAAATGA
- a CDS encoding YhdP family protein has protein sequence MLLSITLFFTLTHGITLHKISLPGLEINEFYIKLDKKLIITINKIKIEKSKKSSGAIQEIDKIAQWLQYLPHYFHQVQIDDLAVGKQHLHLLYLNDIFYVDTDMLQLASKITYLPAEKRIAANVHKLYIKAPKLSLAGNFIYDIPEKRWKGDGKYHAFDIDGRFSLSHINNVIRFELDSKPAASIKALIDYIAPPEPIKVWIYPKIPAKRYILHYLKGEITLEKDGSVAFDPKRLKASATAYDAKIYFHADVPPVSTRQIDITLKNDVLAFKLYDPLYEGKKLNGSYVKIRDLTNRHAELDAHIVVKDRIDTSIKTILSAYGIQLPFVQTEGKTDAVVDLTVQLVTGKVTRYRGVYKAKYAKLLFDNVIPLPVENLHVISRDSTITINPCHVTLDPYLDATLSGTIDLREKNGTFTPLIHRLQYRYATLPLLKMKNRRVPVTMHFDKKITFALPDLELSISYIPGGSVKITASDLKHLKPYFQGPLVSIEDGSFEAAFSSKTFETNGTLEYANDILSSKGRPIEKFVFEAHRSPGQMTLRINRNIFITAQQQRTFLNIKAVDIHIAKLLEKIEPYLSDDSNVSQKGESHMLHIEGHESTLFYKSLKLPCKFYNAQIKRGPFSIKFVSKHETGEIRGIIENGHIDIGGKHLPDYVMRGLTTLEHLYGGYFDFNAIGKIDDFNGTILMQDTLWAKSAVYNNMLAMLNTIPAVLTLKNPGFSKKGFKIKRGALQYHFKSPILFFDNILLQGDSAQITGRGKVDFESDTIAMKMQIHFLESLTNVLSKIPVAGYLIFGNDGTIAITLNIDGPLQNPKVRTETAKDIMKAPLNILERTLTLPFKLFR, from the coding sequence GTGCTGTTGTCAATCACTCTCTTTTTCACCCTTACACACGGTATTACACTCCACAAAATCAGCCTGCCAGGCCTCGAAATTAATGAATTCTACATTAAACTCGATAAAAAACTCATCATTACAATCAATAAAATAAAAATCGAAAAATCGAAAAAATCATCCGGGGCCATACAGGAAATCGATAAAATTGCACAATGGCTCCAGTATCTTCCCCACTATTTCCATCAGGTTCAGATCGATGATCTGGCAGTCGGGAAACAGCATCTTCACCTACTCTATCTGAATGATATCTTTTATGTCGATACCGATATGCTGCAACTCGCATCCAAAATAACCTACCTGCCGGCAGAAAAGAGGATCGCTGCAAATGTCCATAAACTCTATATCAAAGCACCGAAACTTTCGCTTGCCGGAAATTTCATATACGATATACCGGAAAAAAGATGGAAGGGAGATGGAAAATACCATGCATTCGATATCGACGGCCGCTTTTCCCTCTCTCATATCAACAACGTCATACGATTCGAACTCGACTCCAAACCGGCAGCGTCCATCAAAGCACTGATCGACTATATTGCGCCTCCTGAGCCGATCAAAGTCTGGATCTATCCAAAGATTCCTGCAAAACGCTACATACTCCACTATCTGAAGGGAGAGATCACCCTGGAAAAAGATGGCTCCGTCGCTTTTGATCCGAAAAGATTGAAGGCTTCGGCAACGGCATATGATGCCAAAATATATTTTCATGCCGATGTACCTCCCGTCTCCACCAGACAGATCGATATTACGCTGAAAAACGACGTTCTCGCTTTCAAGTTGTACGACCCCCTCTACGAAGGGAAAAAACTAAATGGCAGCTACGTCAAAATTCGCGATCTCACAAACCGCCACGCCGAACTCGATGCCCATATCGTCGTCAAAGACAGAATCGACACATCCATCAAAACCATACTTTCCGCCTACGGTATCCAACTTCCCTTCGTTCAGACCGAGGGTAAAACCGATGCCGTGGTTGACCTGACTGTACAGTTGGTAACAGGCAAAGTGACACGGTATAGAGGGGTTTACAAGGCGAAATATGCCAAACTTCTCTTCGACAACGTCATTCCCCTTCCCGTCGAAAACCTGCATGTCATCTCACGTGACTCGACGATAACGATCAATCCCTGCCATGTAACGCTCGATCCCTATCTGGATGCGACACTGAGTGGAACGATCGATCTACGTGAGAAAAACGGAACCTTCACACCACTTATACACCGTCTACAATATCGGTACGCGACCCTCCCACTGCTTAAGATGAAAAACCGGCGTGTTCCCGTCACGATGCATTTCGACAAGAAGATCACCTTTGCACTTCCGGATCTCGAACTTTCCATTTCCTATATCCCCGGCGGAAGTGTCAAGATAACGGCATCGGATCTCAAACATCTAAAGCCCTATTTTCAAGGACCGCTTGTTTCGATAGAAGATGGCAGCTTCGAGGCGGCATTCTCTTCAAAAACATTCGAGACAAATGGTACGCTTGAATACGCCAACGATATTCTATCGTCCAAAGGCAGACCTATCGAAAAATTTGTCTTCGAAGCACATAGAAGCCCGGGCCAGATGACGCTTAGAATCAATCGAAATATTTTCATTACGGCCCAGCAGCAGAGGACATTTCTGAATATAAAAGCGGTGGATATCCATATCGCGAAACTGCTGGAAAAAATAGAACCTTATCTTTCCGACGATTCGAACGTCAGCCAAAAAGGCGAAAGCCATATGCTTCATATCGAAGGGCATGAGAGTACGCTCTTTTACAAATCTTTGAAGCTTCCGTGCAAGTTTTACAATGCACAGATAAAGCGCGGCCCTTTTTCCATCAAATTCGTCTCGAAACATGAAACGGGAGAGATTCGGGGTATTATCGAAAATGGCCATATCGATATCGGGGGAAAACATCTTCCCGACTACGTTATGCGGGGCCTGACGACGCTCGAACATCTTTACGGTGGCTATTTCGACTTCAACGCGATCGGAAAAATCGACGATTTCAACGGTACGATTCTCATGCAGGACACTCTCTGGGCGAAAAGTGCCGTTTATAACAACATGCTGGCAATGCTCAACACCATCCCCGCCGTTTTGACATTGAAGAACCCCGGCTTCAGTAAAAAAGGGTTCAAAATCAAACGGGGCGCCCTTCAATACCATTTCAAAAGCCCCATTCTCTTTTTCGACAATATTCTCCTACAAGGAGACAGTGCCCAAATTACAGGGAGAGGAAAAGTCGATTTCGAGTCTGACACCATCGCCATGAAGATGCAGATCCATTTTCTGGAGAGTCTCACCAATGTACTCAGCAAAATACCCGTCGCGGGTTACCTCATTTTCGGTAACGATGGCACGATAGCGATCACGCTCAATATCGACGGACCACTGCAGAACCCGAAGGTCCGGACAGAGACGGCGAAAGATATCATGAAAGCACCGCTCAATATTCTCGAACGGACCCTGACGCTACCCTTCAAACTTTTCCGCTGA
- a CDS encoding ABC transporter permease: MNRKFVNTMVRRYLRFDREHPFIFLSAILAFLGIAIGVTVLIIAMAIMNGMEKEFEKRLFVMNYPLTIYPKVRGAIDDELLETLENKFIDLKFSPYMQSQVLVRNGGTLKGGLMFGIDPEREKEVNEVFAKAYNKSFGKYGVIIGKPLARELNIDIGDKIMFLFSKMEPAGLSMMPLAKRFRVEGLFRSGLNAYDESYYYTSFRSLEKILKRQPGQYDGIHIVSENPMHDIGLIRSELPSTVGIVGWWQQNGNFFAAMQMEKRALFIVLMLIILIASLNIVSSLLMTVMNRRNEVALLLSLGASKKEILQIFFRLGLIIGVGGVVVGTLLGLGGMELLKHFDIISLPEDVYGTSRLPLDLDWSDFVSIIVGAFIITLLSSFYPAKKASQIDSLKVLRNE; the protein is encoded by the coding sequence TTGAACCGGAAATTCGTAAATACGATGGTCAGGCGCTATCTGCGCTTCGATCGTGAACACCCCTTTATCTTTCTCTCTGCGATCCTTGCATTTCTCGGTATTGCCATCGGTGTTACGGTTCTGATTATCGCGATGGCGATTATGAACGGGATGGAAAAAGAGTTTGAAAAGCGACTTTTCGTCATGAACTATCCTTTGACGATCTATCCCAAGGTCCGGGGTGCCATAGATGACGAGTTGCTCGAAACACTGGAGAACAAATTCATCGATCTCAAATTCAGCCCCTATATGCAGTCTCAGGTACTTGTTCGAAACGGTGGGACACTCAAGGGTGGTCTGATGTTCGGTATCGATCCCGAACGCGAGAAAGAGGTGAACGAAGTTTTCGCAAAAGCGTATAATAAATCTTTCGGCAAATATGGCGTCATCATCGGAAAACCTCTGGCACGGGAGCTCAACATCGATATCGGAGATAAAATCATGTTCCTCTTTTCCAAGATGGAGCCCGCCGGACTCTCCATGATGCCGCTTGCAAAACGATTTCGTGTCGAAGGCCTTTTCCGTTCGGGGCTCAATGCGTATGATGAGAGTTATTACTACACCTCTTTCAGGAGTTTGGAAAAGATCCTCAAACGTCAGCCCGGCCAATATGACGGTATACATATCGTATCCGAAAATCCGATGCATGACATCGGCCTGATCCGTTCGGAACTTCCTTCGACTGTCGGCATTGTTGGTTGGTGGCAGCAAAACGGCAATTTTTTCGCAGCGATGCAGATGGAGAAACGTGCACTTTTCATCGTACTGATGCTGATTATTCTCATCGCTTCGCTCAATATCGTCAGCTCCCTTCTTATGACGGTGATGAACCGCCGAAACGAAGTCGCCCTGCTGCTTTCACTCGGTGCCTCAAAAAAAGAGATCCTGCAGATCTTTTTCAGGCTCGGGCTGATAATAGGAGTGGGAGGGGTCGTCGTGGGAACGCTGCTCGGGCTTGGCGGTATGGAGCTTCTGAAACATTTCGACATCATCTCGCTTCCGGAAGATGTCTACGGCACGAGCCGCCTTCCACTCGATCTTGACTGGAGTGATTTCGTCAGCATCATCGTCGGTGCTTTCATCATTACACTCCTTTCGTCTTTCTATCCTGCGAAGAAAGCATCTCAAATCGATTCGCTGAAAGTACTCAGAAACGAATAG
- the secA gene encoding preprotein translocase subunit SecA: MIKSVFRAIVGTANDRELKKYQKKVAKINVLEPKYEKMSDEELKTAFDSLKQMVQNGEATLDDVLFDSFAITREASKRTLGMRHFDVQLIGGMVLHDNKIAEMKTGEGKTLVATLPVVLNAMLGRGVHVVTVNDYLAKRDATEMGKIYEFLGYTVGTITADIPDDASRKAQYDADITYGTNNEFGFDYLRDNMKYSLDEMVQRDHYYAIVDEVDSILIDEARTPLIISGPTSSKLENYTRADKVACQMVRDEDFTVDEKNRVILVTEKGIEKAEKLFGVDNLYAMENAVLAHHLDQALKAHHLFERDVDYVVKDGEIVIVDEFTGRLSEGRRFSEGLHQALEAKEGVEIKEESQTLADITFQNYFRMYEKLAGMTGTAQTEATEFAEIYNLDVISIPTNVPVIRKDQPDLIYKTEREKFDAVIRDIKERNKKGQPILVGTASIEKSEALHALLKKEKIPHNVLNAKNHEHEAEIIKDAGKKGAVTIATNMAGRGVDIKIDDEVRALGGLYIIGTERHESRRIDNQLRGRSGRQGDPGESRFYLSLEDHLLRIFGSERIKTIMERMGVEEGEYIESKMVTRAVEKAQKKVENLHFESRKHLLEYDDVANEQRKIIYRFRHELLNPEYDIAGKIDAIREEYLQALMMECGIFDGAPQEDFDLEKLRLKLLEELGEAFEAEELVQKDYHELFEYLLGQLKERYEAKMGALHPEQRNEIERILYLQVLDNAWREHLYQMDILKTGIGLRGYNQKDPLVEYKKESYNLFTELVESIKRETLKTLYLIRFKSEEELEKEQEAIEKMRRQMEAELENFSTNKEEDLAPLTKKKPARNDPCPCGSGKKYKQCCGKSGPKRGVLAGQ; the protein is encoded by the coding sequence ATGATTAAATCGGTTTTTCGTGCCATTGTCGGAACAGCCAACGACAGAGAGCTGAAAAAGTATCAGAAAAAGGTTGCAAAGATCAATGTGCTGGAACCAAAATATGAGAAGATGAGCGACGAAGAGTTGAAAACCGCCTTCGATTCACTCAAACAGATGGTTCAAAACGGTGAAGCGACGCTGGACGATGTGCTTTTCGACTCTTTCGCCATTACGCGTGAAGCATCCAAACGTACGCTCGGCATGCGCCATTTCGATGTTCAGCTGATCGGTGGGATGGTGTTGCATGATAATAAAATTGCGGAAATGAAAACAGGTGAAGGAAAGACGCTCGTCGCGACACTTCCGGTTGTCCTCAATGCCATGCTGGGGCGCGGTGTGCATGTCGTTACGGTCAACGACTATCTTGCCAAACGTGATGCCACCGAGATGGGGAAGATTTATGAATTTCTCGGGTACACGGTGGGTACGATTACAGCCGACATTCCCGACGATGCTTCCCGCAAGGCGCAATACGATGCCGATATTACCTACGGGACCAACAATGAATTCGGTTTCGACTATCTTCGCGACAATATGAAATATTCGCTCGACGAGATGGTGCAGCGCGACCACTACTACGCCATCGTCGACGAAGTCGACTCTATCTTGATCGACGAAGCGAGAACACCGCTTATCATCTCTGGGCCGACCAGCAGCAAACTCGAGAACTATACGCGTGCCGACAAAGTGGCATGTCAGATGGTCCGGGACGAAGATTTCACCGTCGACGAAAAGAACCGAGTCATTCTGGTGACGGAAAAGGGGATTGAAAAGGCGGAGAAACTTTTCGGTGTCGACAACCTCTATGCGATGGAGAATGCCGTTCTTGCGCACCATCTTGACCAGGCACTCAAAGCACACCACCTTTTTGAACGGGATGTCGACTATGTCGTCAAAGACGGTGAAATCGTTATCGTCGACGAGTTTACGGGGCGTCTGAGCGAGGGGCGGCGTTTCAGCGAAGGGCTTCATCAGGCACTCGAAGCGAAGGAGGGTGTCGAGATCAAGGAGGAGTCGCAGACGCTTGCCGATATCACGTTCCAGAACTACTTCCGTATGTACGAAAAGCTTGCGGGTATGACAGGTACGGCGCAGACCGAAGCGACGGAATTTGCCGAGATATACAATCTCGACGTCATCTCCATTCCGACCAATGTTCCGGTTATCCGAAAGGACCAGCCCGACCTGATCTACAAGACCGAGCGAGAAAAATTCGACGCGGTGATACGTGACATCAAAGAGCGTAACAAAAAAGGGCAGCCAATACTGGTCGGGACTGCTTCGATCGAGAAGTCGGAAGCACTGCACGCACTGCTCAAAAAAGAGAAGATTCCGCATAACGTTCTGAATGCGAAAAATCATGAGCACGAAGCGGAGATCATCAAAGACGCCGGCAAGAAAGGCGCTGTAACGATTGCGACCAACATGGCGGGCCGCGGGGTCGACATCAAAATAGACGATGAAGTCCGGGCGCTTGGGGGTCTTTATATCATCGGAACCGAGCGGCACGAAAGCCGCCGCATCGACAACCAGCTGCGCGGCCGCTCCGGCCGACAGGGAGATCCGGGCGAGAGCCGGTTCTATCTGAGCCTGGAGGATCATCTACTGCGTATTTTCGGCAGCGAACGCATCAAGACGATCATGGAGCGTATGGGGGTCGAAGAGGGCGAGTATATCGAATCGAAGATGGTGACACGTGCGGTAGAAAAAGCCCAGAAAAAGGTCGAAAACCTTCACTTCGAGTCGCGTAAGCATCTGCTCGAGTATGACGATGTGGCCAACGAACAGCGAAAGATCATCTACCGTTTCCGTCATGAACTTCTCAATCCCGAGTATGATATTGCCGGCAAGATCGATGCAATCCGCGAGGAGTATCTGCAGGCATTGATGATGGAGTGCGGCATCTTCGACGGTGCGCCGCAGGAAGATTTCGATCTTGAAAAGCTACGCCTGAAACTGCTTGAAGAGCTGGGTGAGGCGTTCGAAGCCGAAGAGTTGGTGCAGAAGGATTACCATGAACTCTTCGAGTATCTTCTTGGACAGCTCAAAGAGCGCTACGAGGCGAAGATGGGTGCACTTCATCCCGAACAGCGCAACGAGATCGAGCGCATTCTCTATCTGCAGGTGCTCGACAATGCGTGGCGCGAACATCTTTATCAGATGGATATCCTCAAAACCGGTATCGGCCTTCGCGGCTATAACCAAAAAGATCCGCTCGTCGAGTACAAAAAAGAGAGTTACAACCTCTTTACCGAACTGGTCGAATCGATCAAACGCGAAACACTCAAGACGCTCTATCTGATCCGTTTCAAAAGTGAAGAGGAACTGGAGAAGGAGCAGGAGGCGATCGAGAAGATGCGCCGTCAGATGGAAGCGGAGCTCGAAAACTTCTCGACAAACAAAGAAGAAGATCTTGCACCGCTGACAAAGAAGAAGCCGGCTCGCAACGATCCTTGCCCGTGCGGAAGCGGCAAAAAATACAAACAATGCTGCGGAAAAAGCGGTCCTAAACGCGGCGTGCTTGCCGGGCAATGA
- the lolA gene encoding LolA-like outer membrane lipoprotein chaperone: MKKTALYILFTSSLFASLSIPGQIRASFHQTVVNSENNQTLDYRGLVWMRLPNEAKWIYKEPVEKIICLTQNRAWIIEPELEQATLFQLEKAIPLLKILKKAKKSGPNRYNAEYEGVEYRIVTNNKGQLKQIEYTDEMGNRVTLAFENVETEPFDDSFLKCTIPEEYDLIDGRY, translated from the coding sequence ATGAAAAAAACAGCCCTGTACATACTTTTTACATCTTCCCTCTTCGCATCGCTTTCCATTCCAGGTCAGATTCGAGCTTCATTTCATCAGACGGTCGTCAACTCCGAAAACAACCAGACACTCGACTACCGCGGTTTGGTCTGGATGAGACTTCCAAACGAGGCCAAATGGATATACAAAGAACCGGTTGAAAAGATTATCTGTCTGACCCAAAATCGGGCATGGATTATCGAGCCTGAGCTCGAGCAGGCAACACTTTTTCAACTGGAGAAAGCGATTCCTTTGCTTAAGATTCTGAAAAAAGCCAAAAAAAGTGGCCCAAACAGATACAATGCGGAATATGAAGGGGTCGAATACAGAATCGTCACCAATAACAAGGGGCAATTGAAGCAGATCGAGTATACGGATGAAATGGGAAACCGTGTCACCCTCGCTTTCGAAAATGTCGAAACCGAACCGTTCGACGATTCGTTTCTAAAGTGTACGATTCCAGAGGAGTACGATCTTATCGACGGGCGTTATTGA